A region of the Maniola jurtina chromosome 11, ilManJurt1.1, whole genome shotgun sequence genome:
CTATTTTTCATTAGTTTAACATATTTCTGATATACCTATCTACCGGTGATCATTTTTGAACTGctttaaaaatacaatcatGAAAATAAAAGTGTTGTTCGCATAGCAGTGTATTTACCTATCACGCGTTAAGTCTATTGTTGAATTCCTACGAATTCGGTCTACACAGAcatcataaatttttaataagtaagtacataacaacaagtacataagtaggtacataatatcaaaaaaacCGAGTTGGGTCTCGCTCTTTAACACAACACACTACATAATTACAATgagtgacacgcggacagacgcacagacagccagtagagctccgtttttaggggttccgtacctcaaaaggaaaaacggaactcttataggatcactttgttgtctgtctgtctgtctgtccgtccgtccgtccgtccgtctgtccgtccgtcgtgtctgttaagaaaacctatagggtacttcccgttgacctagaatcatgaaaggcaggtaggtaggtcttatagcataagtagattagtggttacatcattaaaaaaaattaaaatgtgtttcaattttcaaagtaagataactataccaagtggggtatcatatgaaagggctttacctgtacattctaaaacagatttttatttatttttatatataaaagtttttgatattTCGTGCAAAATGGAAGaaataccggagtacggaaccctcagtgcgcgagtctgacttgcacttgtccggtttttttttgccctttaagtacggaaccctaaaaattgcaaAACCGACAGGGATTGAACCTGCATCCAGCCTGGCCAGCCATGGATATGTAGCTTTAGTTAGAGGGATGCAGCTCCGATCCCTGCCGTTCTTCGTAGGTACTTTTCGGAATTTCCTGCATAGATCAACGCCCTCATTCCCGACCGGAACCATTACCACGTCAGCCGATTCTGCTGGGAaaattgatcaagtgatcaattcAAATATCCAAACACATTGCAATGTGGCTAAATTCTGTTTCcacaatctcttaactaaacCAAAATGATAGATTTGATGATATGTCTTTGCTGTAGTGTGTGTTTGTGACTAGATATAGAGtatagacctgtcaatttaatttagtgttCGTGCGCAGCAAAATTAGCTacatgtggctaattctgtagtaaaactaaattaaaataacaggtctaaatttattattatcccTTTCGAAATGTTCGCTGCGGataaggatagcactagatttaaatCTGTCAATAGCAACAGTTTGCGTAAATTGGTGTGTTTTATACTTTTCTATTAACTAGGTCgtcgtacttaatttattttttcaatcagTAGGCCTATTTACGGGCTCACCAGCGGGGGACTCTAATATGGCAGATTTTTTGAATGGCTCAACTGCCTGTGTCTCCGGACGGGTAGAGCCGCCATACAGGCACGTCATGAAGGTTGCATTTGCATATTTTGAATACAGTGTTTCATTAACGACAACGAATAATAATGCTGAGTTCAATGTAACGTGACCTGTAGGTAAAGTTTTTCACATTGTTGTATTATGATGCAAATAAAATCAGTACCAGGCTTAGTAGGTGTTTTACTCTACCGTTAATAAAATAGATTATCAACCTACTAACGCCTCTTAGAATTATTGATTTTAGTTCAATTTCACTCACAaatgattatcatcatcatctcaacccatcgctggcctgCTGAGCCCGGGTGttctctcaaaatgaaaagaattttatttattttttattttttttaatctggctttactctgattagccaatgtcaagtttgttatattttcaagttattgaatttatacaagtatggactccgtctgtgccggcacccgcagacatacgcgcggcgcccctttagagcgctttccagtcagttccaccaccaaaaaacaccaactaacacaaaaaccagccactcttaacaaaaaaaaacacgccaaacaagcacagcacgcgcgccagcaaacgccatcacagacgaagtccatgaaaAGAATTCAGCGTCATACTCAATTACACCACCCAATCCAGTTTAgtcaaagtaatttaaaaattcgtCGCAAgatttggaataaaaaaaataaaacgcatttttttttgcaatactaaaCTTCTGTGTTTAAGAACGATAGTGAtaacttagtggttaagacattggCCTTTTTTTCCAGAGGTCGGAGGCTCAATCCCCCTATTAAGAATAGTATTGATGCAGTTGCAGGTATGTCCACCACAATGACCGTAGAGCCTTCTACGGTGCAGCAGCCGAAGCTGAAGAAGTCACGTGAAGCCAACTGGCCGGCAGTGCTGTTCTTCATACACATTCACCTACTTTCATTGTATGGCATATGGCTAATACTCTTTGAAGCGAAGCTGTTGACTATTTTGTTGTGTAAGTATTTATATCTGTGAatgtaatatattaattaaaaactaagCATCAGAATTCTAAACTACATAACTTTCATACAGCGTATAAACAGTCACAGAGAATTATCGAGGTTTGAAATGTAGTTATTAATAACTACTTAGAgtactctctattccctcaatCTCATAGGAATCCTTTCTCTACTGGTCATTACGTATGCTCTAGTCGGCGCTTTTCTCTCAGTCTCAGAATTCCCTTCAATTCTTCTGGTCATTGCCGTAATGCCTTACATCGATAAAttacccactgcgcaggtacaaggtcGGAAGGCCTTTTGACGAGCGTTTACACAGTAGGTAGGTGTAACAAGCGAATGCCATATTATTTTTACGTACATAGTAGCGCTACATCTATTAAAATTTCTAGACCTTCATATTTATAATTGCCTGCCTGCTGTTTATTAATCTTCAGTAATTAATTTTGTTGGGccaaacaataacaataacgTCTCACGGCGTGCACAATATTATTTTGGAAGAGGTTAGTACACGGTTTGCGCGTAACTATGAACCTTCTGACAATGTATCTAGATACTCGTATGTCCAGGATATCATAATGAAGCAGGAAGGCGGTCCCAAGAACTCAGCCCTTTTTTATTGTATTGAAGGGGggaggggggaggggggggcATCCTCAGCACATATTAAGAGGCTCTGGGAACTCTTACGAATTGCGCCGGTGCCTCTCTTACTCATCCCTCCCCTGGCCTCATGCATTTTGCATGAAGAACACAGTCGTATCAAACTCCGTAATTTTGTACGCGTTGGATTTATCAAGAGTTCAATATACCTAGTTGGTAGTCATAATATAGTATTCAAGGTGAGATGTGGTTGGTAATAATCCTATTACCAACCTGGCATCCGCCAGGTTTATCAAacgcagaaaaatataattcacCAGTCGGTGGTGATTGGTGACACAATTTTTTAACTTCATCTTGATAATATACAAACAGGTGGGTTGACCCAATgcttaatgtaatttttttaattatcttacTTATCTTTCCAGTGGTTTTCCTGTCTTCCATCGCTATATTAGGAGTAACTATAGGCTCACACAGACTATGGGCTCACAAAACCTACAAAGCTAGTACAAAACTAAGGATAATTCTTATGCTGTTTCAAACCTTAGCGGGGCACGTAAGTAATTCAAATTAATTCAAAGTTACTCGGTTTACCTCTCTGATATGGATTAAAACCAGAAGCCGATCTATTTCCTAAATCCGTTTGAACTGAATCTTTAATCAAACTAAGATGATTCACCATTTGGCAAATTCACCGTTTCATGTACCTACATGAAATGtatgtaggtaactaggtatgtatgtaagtaattTCCATATAAACAGTTGGGTTAATTTCTACCTTATTTGGGATCTTGGACCTACCTACTATTGGTCTTGTATAATTACTAAGCTAATGCACGCGACGACTTCGTCGCATACGCGTGGACAACAcaaatagaatttttaaaaatcctttcttagcggatgtctacgtcacaatAGCTCTCAATGTACATGCCAAACAGCTTAATCAGTACAGTAGTTGgaactgtacgttgatagatcagtcagtcagtcagtgagtcagtcagtcagcttttccataCAGATGAATTAATTTATACCTTTCCGTGCCGTGTCCATTCCATAATATGGAAATTCTATTTTGTTCCAGGGATCAATATATGACTGGGTACAAAACCACAGGTTTCACCATGCGTACTACAAGACTGACGCGGACCCTTACGATTCAAGAAAAGGCTTCGTCTTTGCTCATTTCCACACTAGGCTACAGAAACTCAGCGAATATCAAGAATCTTTGAAGAATACCATTGATATGTCTGATATTGAAAAAGATTCAGTTGTTATGTTTCAAAAAAGGTAAGAcattaaaaatatcatcaatagACGTGGCGCTACCAAAATCAATGGCTGCATTATAGTCGGGtgaaaatagaatttaaaaaaaaaagagcgaataatattatctttactCTTTAGTCTTTTAAGTGCGTTAATTTTGGAACGCAAGTATATTCCATTAATCATGCCTACTATAaaggctgataacttttaaacttttactaaataaaattcCCAAAGAAAATAAATCAGTAAAAGGAACTTCATTAatcataaaaaaccggccaagtgcgagttggtaTGTCTTAAtgcccatgattctagatcaacgggaccTATATCCCACTCGAaacgatagcaaaaaaaaaacagagacccgcacttttttggatgtaacattcGGCATATTGATTTTGTccatataaaatgtagtctatctTAGGTACCTGGACCATAATACTAACGAATTGTTTGATACCTCATTCAATAAAATCGGCGCAGCAGTTCAGGCGCTACGGCGAgacatacataaatattaacaaacatacctacatgcCAAAGTCATAGGAAGtgtccttttggctttgccgtagtcggctaaaaaattaaagttctatggattttgttttattcagCTAGGTATTTACTTTTCAGGTTTTACTGGGTTATGTATGCCGTTCTATTTATTCTGCTGCCTATCAACGCACCCCTCGAGTATTGGAACGACTCCATATTGAGCGCCGTTTTCATAATTGGTTTCGTTCGTTACGCTATTGTTCTTCATGCATCCTGGCTACTGGAGAGCGGGGTGTGCCTGTGGGGACTCAAGGAAGGCGaaaagtaagatttttttatacaaaccaAGAACAAATAAGCATCTTTCAGCGCGCCACCTGGCTGCATCGTCAACCAATATTGTAGCCTCGTACTCTatacttcacactatcacactaatattataaaagcgaaagtttgtgtgtatgtatgtgcgtatgtgtgtgtgtatgtttgttactttttcacgcaaaaactactgaacggatttggctgaaatctggaatggagatagataatatcctggactagcacattggcttctttttatcccagaaaatcaaagagtgcccccgggattttggaaaacctaaatccacgcggatgaagtcgcgggcatcgctAGCTATATTATAAACCTGAAAACCAAATCGAATTTTCATTTCAGGTACCCTCCAGATACCAACTTGGTATTCATTCTCTCAAAGACTTACTGGCCTGAATACCATTACATATACCCTTGCGACTACAAGTCAGGCGAATATGGCACttatggtaaatatttattttattctatgatATTTGAAGGCCATCAATCATcctaaaattattaagattgaGTACTTGGTCGTAATATCACGTATTTATATTTCAGGATCTGGTTGTTCAACTGCTTTCATTCGGGTACTCGCCGCTTTGGGAGAAGCTACAGATCTTTGCACTTTAGAAACAAAGACACTACACAAGGCCTTAGCTGTAGCAGCAAGAACTAAAAAGCCGTTAACTGCATGTATAGAAAACGCGATTTGTCAACAAGCCTTAGAGAAAGACCATTTCTTAAAATCATGATTATTTAACATAAAaactctattattttattaaacaattTATTCAAATACTACAGTATCTAGTATCTAACTCTACCTAGAACTCAGTGACATTTCGagcttatgataataattaagattATAACTATGTGCCTTGTCGTTCTTCTGTCTATCAGTTGATCAGGACTAATCTTCGAAACGGTTGAACCGAATTTAAAcccatttaaaaaacttaatccaccTGGATAAAGTGGTCAGCAAAAgctaaattacttatttaataaaaaaaagacgtTGAAATGGCTTCTTCAAAGTACGGCTGTATTTGCTTCTATTTTTCCACGCATACTCGGCAACTCCTGTAAGAATAACTTTAGAtatacatagtaggtaggtacttgttacAAGCTGTACCTACCTCGCACGTTAGATCTTTGGTTTTATTTATCCTGTAAAACAAACATATATAAACTTCTATTGAccataattatttcagattaTTCGATTGGCAAACTTCggagatattttttttgatatttcgcacgataaatcaaaaactattaggcatgACAAATATATaagaatctgttttaaaatgtacaggtaatccctttcataaataatacaccactcaggctgagatctacagagcgcgctttgactttgcgacactgttaaaacgagacagcgttataccgctagcgtaaatctgtctcgttttaactgaaacataagtccaagcaaagtcaaagtgcgctctatagatttcaatttCAGTTACTTTGAGAAAGTCGCACCATAAGTccatttttactattttggtaCGTACCctaaaagtagtaggtatgaGCAGCCGTGGCGTGCGTCGGATTTTCAGTTTTCACTCGTGCGGCGGGCGGTGTGCGAACGCATAAGGTGCCCGCTTCCGGGCTTATTTTTCCAAACCAATTGCCGCCTACGTGCCGTGGGTTACACGCCTTCCGCCAGTGGCGTAGCTATCATAATATGGTGGTGCAGTGCACCGGGGCACTAAATTTAACAATTGTaaccaaaaaataatattaaatcaaaatagaAGTTTGGCTAATTATTTACTGCGTAGAAAGAAAGGATGAGGGCCGATTTTTCCTCTATGCACTGAGACCCTTGTCCACCTAGCTACGCCACTGGTCGGAAGATACAGCTACGTACAAAGATAAACAAAGAGACTTGCCGAGCAACAAGCCGGCGAGCAGTCCCGCCAGGATGACAAAGAGCGCAGTCCTGACGTCAGCGGCCCGGGCGGAAGCGAAGCCCGACGGCGGAGTACACTGCGGCATGGCCGGCACCAGCGCCGCTTCCAACCGCGACAGCACAGCGCCACTACGTAACTGTAAAAGACTTCACACAACGCCTCTGTATCTTATTCCTCTAAGCTGCCAAAGTAAACTTATGGGTCGAACCCGGGTGGAATATATGCACCCTccctatattaaaatattaaaaaaacatagataagtacattttttcattttttttgcagttaaccACTTAATAAATGAATCAATACTCCATCGTATTCGACaatcttttcagggttccgtctGTACAGTTTTGAATATAAAATCTAAAGCTTAGTAAGAGAGCTTGCATGAAATTTCCAGATGTGACGACATACACATAATATGTCGTAATTTGacgattttttttagttaaatcgataatttaatatggttagcaaacttaaaactagcatcgaatgtggattttacgaattttggaagacactatttaataattactaagaaatgatttatttttgacatagggaTCATCCCCATTGTTTAATTATAAGTCTTGCATGCGCATGACCTGGTAGCACTGAGACCAAATACCTCATGAGGATGGGTCGAGCGTACGGAGATCGCGAAGGCAGAGGAAACGCGAGCTGAGCGCGCGTGGATTGCACGGGCAACTCGCGCAGGTCACAGCGGCCGCGGGCTTGGCTGAGAGACCTGCCGTTACAAAATACCCAATTTCTATCTCTCCATCTGTTTATCGAAACTTTCATAGTCAAAAAAATGATACAAGGGTTGCAATAAGCTATCTtcaataggtataaaaataataatcactgCTAATTATCTTTAGCTCTAATACGTgtacctaaatgcgaaagtgtatttgtttgttggtttatccttcaatcttGTCGCAACAGAGCattggatcgacgtgattttcgcatggatatagtaaaagacctagagagtgacatgggttatttttatcccgaaaaataacaCCCCGCGGAATTTTTAAACGAAGTCGCGattatcagctagtaattatttatttgcagcTACAATAATTTATAGCTGCATCTTTAGCAATATATTGGATAGGTAGGCATAAGCAGTTGTTGCAGAAATTGCTGATCATACTAATCCGTAtggaaacaaaacatttaaagatTAGTAAGCAAGCGTGTGGTTTGCTATtccttataggtacctacatacaaagtGCGAACAATATACAATTTATgggatttattaaaaactagaggatgcccgcgacttcgtccgcgtggatttagaaacTGAAAGAAGGAAGAAAAGgtatttaaagatcccgtgggaactatttgattttccaggctaaaatgcttatgtcaattacagagacgcaagctacctcggtaccgaatttcatacaaatcggttaagcggatggggttttaggaatcccgtgggaactctttgattttccgggataaaagctaaccctgttccaaatttcgtcagaatcggttaaactgttagaccgtgaaaaggtagcagacagacagacagacagacacactttcgcatatttatattattagtatggattaaatacaatcatcatcatcattatcaaccgatagaccaCTTCACCAccgcgtccactgctggaaatagggacttctacacgccacggtcttgaaCCGCACGAATCCAGCTCTCTGACACTCGTTTGATGACGTATATCCACAATTGGAAGGTCTTCTAACGCAGCGCTATCTAGTGCAAGGTCACTATTCTAACCCGTGAGACCCCAACGGCTATTAAATAAAATGCCTGTAATAAAAAGTATGAAAAAACAGAACCTGAGAGTAGATCTGGCTACTCTTTGACCAGCGAAAAAGGCGTAATCCTGCCTCGCAGCTCTCACTAGCCCCTCTTCTGCCGAAGATACTAAGTTTTCTGCTTCAGAATAACCGCGGATGTAGAAAGCATTGAGCTGCACGTCTTTTGTTGACTGGAAGCATACCACTATCCATATATAATATCCGAAAGTGTGCTCCTCAGCGATATAAGTGCtcgtccttccccgggatgcaagctatctctgtaaccGTCGAAATCCGTAAAACGGAAGGGctgtgaaaacctagcagacagatagatacactcTAGTCCATAcgatattaatatggattagtATCGATACCCTAtctaaacataaaaattattttagcaACCTGTggattgaaaatttataacacccccgacaagtgaaggttacagtaactagaaaagagctgataactttcaaacggctgaaccgattttcttggattatagctaagaacactctcgatcaagccacctttcaaacaaaaaaagactaaattaaaatcggttgattggtttaggagctacgatgccacagacagttacacagatactcacgtcaaactcaaaaagaggggtgttatacccctctttttgggtcgggggttaaaaaaataaatttctttACACTTTACGGacttaattaagtatgtattgaTTTTATTTGAGTTATTTAAACATGATGAGATACTTAACAATAAGAATAGATCCACCCTCTTTAGAGTTTATCTTGAAGAGAAGCACTTAAAGTGAGGAAATCACCTATTCTTATAAGAGATTAAATCATGAACTTcgtaaaatgtttattttagatAGAAATGCCTCCTCCAACTTTGCATTACGATTTCCACGTATTGAAAGAAAGAGATTTATTCGAAGCGAGTTCCGAGGAagcgtagtttggctctcacttaagaatacctacctataactaacCTCTGTGGTTCTCAGACTTCGGTAAAAATATTCAGTTTAGAAGTTAGGTACACGGTTTCAGAAATGTACAACCCTTCTCTCTTCCCTCTGTAAACCTCTAAAACCTTTAaacccttgtaattttaaaactaattattttcaCGGAAACAGTGTGTCTGTTTCCACGAAAACATAGATATTAAGTTACATAGCGTTTGATTGGATTCTAAtcagaaccaaactacgtttgtatcgagcgagtatacaacatttacttgGTTTCGCGATACCAGATCGGTATCCCTTGTAGATATTTATCTGTTATGATGCAGGCCTTCAGGATAAATTGTCTGCTCAACTGAGTCTTTGTTCTACTGACTAACTTTCAGTGCGGATTATCAAGCCCCGGATAAGACCAAAAAGTTATTAGGTTTTCAATCAAGGGAAGCAGCATTCCGATCATGGGATATCAGTTATAGCGGACTTGAGAAGTTTACAGTGTTGCACCTGCAACCCTCGGAGAGCGCGTAAAGACGTAAGCCCTACACCTAAACTCTCTTCAATGTGTCTGATTGCTGTATCATGGGACTTCATGAGAGTAAGGGAATTGAAAGTGTCCCTTGTGTTTGCATATGACTTTATGTTTGCGCACGCTAAGCTGTGCACTAAGTATGATAACCTACCTTCTACGTAGTTGAGATTGAGGTTgagactttttttatttatttaattaaatacttaatgaaaAGTGAACATTTACACCAAAcagtagaccaaagcactagataaaaactgagactggtgtttgcaatttgcacCCCAAacagaccgtagtctgtgctagg
Encoded here:
- the LOC123869565 gene encoding acyl-CoA Delta-9 desaturase; translated protein: MSTTMTVEPSTVQQPKLKKSREANWPAVLFFIHIHLLSLYGIWLILFEAKLLTILLLVFLSSIAILGVTIGSHRLWAHKTYKASTKLRIILMLFQTLAGHGSIYDWVQNHRFHHAYYKTDADPYDSRKGFVFAHFHTRLQKLSEYQESLKNTIDMSDIEKDSVVMFQKRFYWVMYAVLFILLPINAPLEYWNDSILSAVFIIGFVRYAIVLHASWLLESGVCLWGLKEGEKYPPDTNLVFILSKTYWPEYHYIYPCDYKSGEYGTYGSGCSTAFIRVLAALGEATDLCTLETKTLHKALAVAARTKKPLTACIENAICQQALEKDHFLKS